The Nitrosomonas sp. genomic sequence AACCCTCAAATCTTGTTAAACAAGGACAACCCCGAGATACGGATGAAGGATTGCTGTGCGGCTTCGAGCAACGCCTGCTGACGGGTCAGATCTGAAATAGCCTGAGCAAAATCCAGATCCTGCAGGCGGGAGAGCGACTGCTGATATTGAACGGCGGTATCTTCACCGGCCTGCTGCAGTGAGTCGATTTCCTGCAGGCGCGCGCCTGCTGCGGCACGTGTGCCCAATACGTTAGTCAGCGCATGATCAAGATTCTGCAATGCAGTGTTCATACTATTGGTTAGCTTCGCGTTACCAGTGCTGCCCGTTGCGGGAGTTTCCAGCGCGGTAATGAAATTATTGATCGTTACAAATAGACTTTCATGACGGCTGGGATGTACGGTGAATGTGTCACCATCGGCAGGCGCACCCTTGATGGCAAATTGCAGCCCTTCAAAGCTGATCGCTTCCCCACTACTATAGGGATTGCTGCTGGACAATACCGCTCCGGTGGTCACGTTGGTTACGTCAAAAGTTGTCACGCCCGCGTTAACCTTGAAACTGATTTCATAATTATTCCCGGTCAGGCTGGCGGCATCGCTTACTGAACCGGCATTGATCACGCCGCTACCAGTATTGGAATCTTTCGCGGCGGTCACAAACGTGCCATTGCCGTTCCTGATCTGCTCAAAAATTGCGAGTCCAGTTTCACTGACGGGCAGTTGCCGGGAGGCAGAAACCTGCGCCAGACGTTGACCCTGATCACCCTTATACTCCACGCCACCGGCCACCTGCACGAAAGGCTGGGTTTTCCCCTGGAAACCGGAGAACAGATAATTGCCCTCGTCGTCGGTTGCGTTGGCCAATCCCAGCAATTCCTCGAAACGCCCGCGCAGTTCGGTCGCCATGTTTGAGCGGTCGCTGTCGGAGAGTACCGGGTTACCGGCCGCCACTGCCAGCGATTGCACATTCTGGATCAGGTTGGTAACACCGCCCAGCGTGCTCTCAACCAGTTTAAGGCTGTCTCCTGCCCGCTGGCGATTCTCCGCGTACTGGGTATTCAATGAGGCCGCCTGGGTTAATTCATGCGCACGCGCTGCGCCAATCGGATCATCGGACGGTGTCACAATGCGTTTGCCGGTTGAAATTTGCTGTTGCAGTTTGAATAATGAATTCTGTTGCTGCAGCATGGATTTTGTGCCTTGATCAAACAAGGTATTGGTGCTGACGCGCATGATGGTTTTTCCCTCCGTACTTGACTAATTATTTTTTCAAATTCTGAGCAGCGTATCGAACAGCGAATTGCTGACTTCGATCACCTTGCTGGATGCCTGGAAAGCCTGCTGGTAACGCAACAGATTGGCCGCCTCTTCTTCCAGATTGACGCCGGAGAGGGATTGCAGCGACTGGTCCGTCTGCGCGAGCAGATTCGCCTGTGCCGTATTCATCACCTCCAGCTCACGGGTTTTGTTGCCGATCTGGCTGACCAGGCGCGCATAACCGGATTGCAGTGACGCCGTATCATTCAACAGCGTGTTTTTTGTTTGCAGCCCGGCCAGCAGCAAGGCATTGCGGTTATCCGCGACACCACTGGTATTGGCCTCGATTTTGAACGTATCCCCCGCTGCCGGCTCACCACTGATC encodes the following:
- the flgL gene encoding flagellar hook-associated protein FlgL, encoding MRVSTNTLFDQGTKSMLQQQNSLFKLQQQISTGKRIVTPSDDPIGAARAHELTQAASLNTQYAENRQRAGDSLKLVESTLGGVTNLIQNVQSLAVAAGNPVLSDSDRSNMATELRGRFEELLGLANATDDEGNYLFSGFQGKTQPFVQVAGGVEYKGDQGQRLAQVSASRQLPVSETGLAIFEQIRNGNGTFVTAAKDSNTGSGVINAGSVSDAASLTGNNYEISFKVNAGVTTFDVTNVTTGAVLSSSNPYSSGEAISFEGLQFAIKGAPADGDTFTVHPSRHESLFVTINNFITALETPATGSTGNAKLTNSMNTALQNLDHALTNVLGTRAAAGARLQEIDSLQQAGEDTAVQYQQSLSRLQDLDFAQAISDLTRQQALLEAAQQSFIRISGLSLFNKI